A genomic segment from Streptomyces sp. NBC_01233 encodes:
- a CDS encoding PaaX family transcriptional regulator: protein MVEHTPRSLIVTFYGAYGRAFEGPVPVSALVRLLGAVGVDAPSVRSSVSRLKRRGFLLPERAADGSAAYGLSEEAQQLLDDGDRRIYGSPQLSDEWLVAVFSVPEQERNKRHLLRSRLARLGFGAVAPGVWIAPARLAEETAHTLERLHLTPYVELFRGAHLGFAPSAEAVARWWDLAALAKQHEEFLDLHEPALRALQSGPEPTPEEAYRGYLFALDSWRRLPYADPGLPRELLPAGWPGDRAAAVFAELHARLRDIGAGFAQP, encoded by the coding sequence GTGGTCGAGCACACCCCGCGATCCCTGATCGTCACATTCTACGGAGCCTACGGGCGGGCCTTCGAGGGCCCGGTCCCGGTGTCCGCGCTGGTCCGCCTGCTGGGCGCGGTCGGCGTGGACGCCCCGTCGGTCCGCTCGTCGGTGTCCCGGCTGAAGCGGCGCGGCTTCCTGCTGCCCGAGCGCGCCGCGGACGGCTCGGCGGCGTACGGGCTCTCCGAGGAGGCGCAGCAGCTGCTGGACGACGGCGACCGCCGGATCTACGGCAGTCCGCAGCTGTCGGACGAGTGGCTGGTGGCGGTGTTCTCCGTCCCGGAACAGGAACGGAACAAGCGGCACCTGCTGCGTTCCCGGCTGGCCCGGCTCGGTTTCGGCGCGGTGGCGCCGGGCGTGTGGATCGCCCCGGCCCGGCTGGCCGAGGAGACCGCGCACACGCTGGAGCGGCTGCACCTGACGCCATACGTGGAGCTGTTCCGCGGCGCCCACCTCGGCTTCGCGCCGAGCGCCGAGGCGGTGGCCCGCTGGTGGGACCTGGCGGCCCTGGCCAAACAGCACGAGGAATTCCTCGACCTGCACGAGCCGGCTCTGCGCGCCCTCCAGTCGGGCCCGGAGCCCACGCCGGAGGAGGCCTACCGCGGCTACCTGTTCGCGCTGGACTCCTGGCGGCGCCTGCCGTACGCCGACCCGGGCCTGCCGCGCGAGCTGCTCCCGGCCGGCTGGCCGGGCGACCGGGCGGCGGCCGTCTTCGCCGAACTCCACGCGCGGCTGCGGGACATCGGGGCGGGGTTCGCGCAACCGTAG
- a CDS encoding collagenase, protein MFQHRAVRSSLLASAVAVTLLATAGQATTQAAAPQAPAPAAFAGAQAAPAPGPTGNPFDEVDRLANAKDNTPAPAPAPGGQAISGQVPGAATAASAPADDLQKRGRTAKAAPTAKSVAAGVPCTLDGIANLTPEQFADFLGDSAVLADGCLRGLIWTWDARLAPVMSDAHVQAVSRRISALAAAHDGRNSSHLEEMFTYLHAVAYHDYSRSEIDVTDAPTVDAMRRAIADFGNAARTFDVTPSNARTLREALYAASAPGLRQHQLGLIKKVLATMDPAHPATHTDATWAGATLAALSVSYLGVYPGNKDTAFHSAVAGDASYRAAFKAFSTYTHLKGTANAWVARDALSEYARFGQVDGLRDQVVADLGALLGPVKAGFGDGSEQWAKLVSWLNFYEACKPYGVCKEDIEKQLFPYTYSYDNGAIKVRTALDRATVDQLYYASKQVKAQYHRVLGTEQPLAGDPNTTLNIVLYASRADYVNYHPILTGYDTNNGGIYIENGATFYTYQRRVPQDSSLTLEELFRHEYTHYLNGRFAVPGFFGEGPWYEGDRTTAMDEGTAEFFDGATRDNGIAVRKSLVKSIISDTSGGGPRMSVEQLLNATYDGDGFRFYSYAGTFFEFLWTEKPTLLREMYTHLRANDVAAYDAWRHRMGADAYLQRDYDRFLDAQIAKVDQLFVPNTTFTPNGQLRDSALASVKSTFATATYNTPDCVENGEPGKRRFTCTGRITANLKNWRSDDQNFKDVSETVDYFILDRAGAASNNLADMNCSFGPLEIWSNKVAGTSSYSCEGPLRG, encoded by the coding sequence GTGTTCCAGCACAGAGCAGTGCGCTCTTCCCTCCTCGCCTCCGCCGTGGCCGTGACCCTCCTCGCCACCGCGGGCCAGGCCACCACGCAGGCCGCCGCGCCGCAGGCCCCTGCCCCGGCCGCCTTCGCCGGCGCCCAGGCCGCGCCCGCCCCCGGCCCCACGGGGAACCCGTTCGACGAGGTCGACCGCCTCGCCAACGCGAAGGACAACACCCCCGCACCCGCTCCGGCCCCGGGCGGGCAGGCCATCAGCGGCCAGGTCCCGGGCGCGGCGACGGCCGCCTCCGCGCCCGCCGACGACCTGCAGAAGCGCGGCAGGACGGCCAAGGCGGCCCCCACCGCCAAGAGCGTCGCCGCCGGCGTCCCGTGCACCCTCGACGGGATCGCGAACCTCACCCCGGAGCAGTTCGCCGACTTCCTCGGCGACTCGGCCGTCCTCGCCGACGGCTGCCTGCGCGGCCTCATCTGGACCTGGGACGCCCGCCTGGCCCCGGTGATGTCGGACGCGCACGTCCAGGCCGTCTCCCGCCGGATATCCGCCCTGGCCGCCGCCCACGACGGCCGCAACTCCTCCCACCTGGAGGAGATGTTCACCTACCTGCACGCGGTCGCCTACCACGACTACTCGCGCTCCGAGATCGACGTCACCGACGCCCCGACCGTCGACGCCATGCGCCGGGCCATCGCGGACTTCGGCAACGCCGCACGCACCTTCGACGTGACGCCCTCCAACGCCCGCACCCTGCGCGAGGCCCTCTACGCGGCCAGCGCGCCCGGCCTGCGCCAGCACCAGCTCGGCCTCATCAAGAAGGTCCTGGCCACCATGGACCCGGCCCACCCGGCCACCCACACCGACGCGACCTGGGCGGGTGCGACGCTCGCCGCCCTCTCCGTCAGCTACCTCGGCGTCTACCCCGGCAACAAGGACACCGCCTTCCACTCCGCCGTGGCGGGCGACGCCTCCTACCGCGCCGCCTTCAAGGCCTTCTCGACGTACACGCACCTCAAGGGCACGGCCAACGCCTGGGTGGCGCGCGACGCGCTCAGCGAGTACGCCCGCTTCGGGCAGGTCGACGGTCTCCGGGACCAGGTCGTCGCCGACCTCGGCGCGCTGCTGGGGCCCGTCAAGGCCGGCTTCGGCGACGGCAGCGAGCAGTGGGCCAAGCTCGTCTCCTGGCTCAACTTCTACGAGGCCTGCAAGCCGTACGGGGTGTGCAAGGAGGACATCGAGAAGCAGCTCTTCCCCTACACCTACTCCTACGACAACGGCGCCATCAAGGTCCGCACCGCCCTGGACCGGGCCACCGTCGACCAGCTGTACTACGCGAGCAAGCAGGTCAAGGCCCAGTACCACCGCGTGCTCGGCACCGAGCAGCCGCTCGCGGGCGACCCCAACACCACGCTGAACATCGTGCTCTACGCCTCCCGCGCCGACTACGTGAACTACCACCCGATCCTGACCGGGTACGACACCAACAACGGCGGCATCTACATCGAGAACGGCGCCACCTTCTACACCTACCAGCGCCGCGTCCCGCAGGACTCCTCCCTCACCCTCGAGGAGCTCTTCCGCCACGAGTACACGCACTACCTCAACGGCCGCTTCGCCGTCCCCGGCTTCTTCGGCGAGGGCCCCTGGTACGAGGGCGACCGCACGACCGCCATGGACGAGGGCACGGCCGAGTTCTTCGACGGCGCCACCCGCGACAACGGCATCGCCGTCCGCAAGTCCCTCGTCAAGAGCATCATCAGCGACACCTCCGGCGGCGGTCCGCGGATGAGCGTCGAGCAGCTGCTGAACGCCACCTACGACGGCGACGGCTTCCGCTTCTACAGCTACGCCGGCACCTTCTTCGAGTTCCTGTGGACCGAGAAGCCCACGCTGCTGCGCGAGATGTACACGCACCTGCGGGCGAACGACGTGGCGGCCTACGACGCCTGGCGCCACCGGATGGGAGCGGACGCCTACCTCCAGCGCGACTACGACCGCTTCCTGGACGCGCAGATCGCCAAGGTCGACCAGCTCTTCGTGCCGAACACCACCTTCACCCCGAACGGCCAGCTGCGCGATTCCGCGCTCGCGTCGGTGAAGTCGACCTTCGCGACGGCCACGTACAACACGCCGGACTGCGTGGAGAACGGCGAGCCCGGCAAGCGCCGCTTCACCTGTACCGGACGGATCACCGCGAACCTGAAGAACTGGCGCAGCGACGACCAGAACTTCAAGGACGTGTCGGAGACGGTCGACTACTTCATTCTCGACCGCGCGGGCGCGGCCTCGAACAACCTCGCCGACATGAACTGCTCCTTCGGTCCGCTGGAGATCTGGAGCAACAAGGTCGCGGGCACGTCGAGTTACAGCTGTGAGGGCCCCCTCCGCGGCTGA
- a CDS encoding AMP-binding protein translates to MPSAHTDTFARDHLPPVDTWPELVFDLPELAYPDRLNCGAELLDATIARFGPAGADRPAFRSGSGEVWTYGGLRERVDRLAHVLTVDLGVVPGNRVLLRGPTGPWLAACWLAVMKAGAVAVTVLPQQRAKELATVCAMARVQHALCHADVLDDLVKAEVPGLRITAYGGGAPDDLLRLAERHEGPFPAAPTSADDVALIAFTSGTTGRPKGCMHFHRDLLAVADTFSRSVLRPRPDDVFAGSPPLGFTFGLGGLVVFPLRAGASALLLEEAVPRRLLPALAEHRVTVLFTAPTAYRTMLDALGPYDVGMYDLSALRRCVSAGENLPAATWQAWYERTGLRIINGIGATELLHIFISAADEEIRPGTTGRVVPGWQARVVDRSGRPVADNEPGLLAVRGPVGCRYLADPRQREYVQDGWNLTGDTYVRDPEGYFRYVARADDMIVSAGYNIAGPEVEEALLRHPDVVEAAVVGRPDERRGQIVVAYTVARDGVVLTEEALRTFMREELAPHKCPRSFVFLSALPRTATGKLQRFRLRDPGARPDRPDRLDRLDRLDRLDRLDGLE, encoded by the coding sequence ATGCCTTCCGCTCACACGGACACCTTCGCCCGTGACCATCTGCCACCCGTCGACACCTGGCCGGAGCTGGTCTTCGATCTGCCCGAACTGGCCTACCCCGACCGCCTGAACTGCGGGGCGGAGCTGCTCGACGCCACCATCGCCCGGTTCGGCCCGGCGGGCGCCGACCGCCCGGCCTTCCGCAGCGGCTCGGGTGAGGTGTGGACGTACGGCGGGCTGCGCGAGCGCGTGGACCGCCTCGCCCACGTGCTCACCGTCGACCTCGGCGTCGTCCCCGGCAACCGGGTGCTGCTGCGCGGACCCACCGGCCCCTGGCTCGCCGCCTGCTGGCTGGCGGTCATGAAGGCGGGCGCGGTGGCGGTGACCGTACTGCCCCAGCAGCGCGCGAAGGAGCTGGCCACGGTGTGCGCGATGGCCCGGGTCCAGCACGCCCTGTGCCATGCGGACGTGCTGGACGACCTGGTCAAGGCCGAGGTGCCGGGGCTGCGGATCACCGCGTACGGGGGCGGCGCCCCGGACGATCTGCTGCGGCTGGCCGAGAGACACGAGGGGCCCTTCCCGGCCGCCCCGACCTCCGCCGACGACGTCGCCCTGATCGCCTTCACCTCCGGGACCACCGGCCGGCCCAAGGGCTGCATGCACTTCCACCGCGACCTGCTCGCCGTCGCAGACACCTTTTCCCGCAGCGTGCTGCGCCCCCGACCGGACGACGTGTTCGCGGGCAGCCCGCCGCTCGGGTTCACCTTCGGCCTCGGCGGGCTGGTCGTCTTCCCGCTGCGGGCGGGCGCTTCCGCGCTGCTGCTGGAGGAGGCGGTGCCGCGCCGGCTGCTGCCCGCGCTCGCGGAGCACCGGGTGACGGTGCTGTTCACCGCGCCCACCGCGTACCGGACGATGCTGGACGCCCTGGGCCCCTACGACGTGGGCATGTACGACCTGTCCGCGCTGCGCCGCTGCGTCTCGGCCGGGGAGAACCTGCCCGCCGCCACCTGGCAGGCCTGGTACGAGCGCACCGGCCTGCGGATCATCAACGGCATCGGGGCGACCGAGCTCCTGCACATCTTCATCTCCGCCGCCGACGAGGAGATCCGGCCCGGTACGACCGGCCGGGTGGTGCCGGGCTGGCAGGCCCGGGTGGTGGACCGGTCCGGCCGGCCGGTCGCGGACAACGAGCCGGGGCTGCTGGCCGTACGCGGCCCGGTGGGCTGCCGCTACCTGGCGGACCCCCGGCAGCGTGAGTACGTACAGGACGGCTGGAACCTGACCGGTGACACCTACGTGCGCGATCCGGAGGGCTACTTCCGCTACGTCGCCCGGGCCGACGACATGATCGTCTCGGCCGGATACAACATCGCGGGCCCGGAGGTGGAGGAGGCCCTGCTGCGCCACCCGGACGTGGTGGAGGCGGCGGTGGTGGGCCGCCCGGACGAGCGACGCGGGCAGATCGTGGTGGCGTACACCGTCGCACGTGACGGTGTGGTCCTCACCGAGGAGGCCCTGCGCACCTTCATGCGGGAGGAGCTGGCCCCGCACAAGTGCCCGCGCTCCTTCGTCTTCCTCTCCGCGCTCCCGCGCACGGCCACGGGCAAGCTGCAGCGCTTCCGGCTGCGGGATCCCGGCGCCCGGCCGGACCGGCCCGACCGGCTCGACCGGCTCGACCGGCTCGACCGGCTCGACCGGCTCGACGGCCTAGAGTGA
- a CDS encoding SDR family NAD(P)-dependent oxidoreductase: MTANANANTNTNTNTNAITALVTGSSSGIGLDIARAFLASGANVVLNGRDSDRLAKAAAGLGHPERTAWVAGAIAEPETGEALVHTALDRFGGIDVLVNNAGTFASKPFTEVTEAELDGFLTGNLKGTYLTTQAVVRALRAQGRGGSIVNIGTVLVDHALAGFPASAPVVSKAGVHALTTSLAAELAADGIRVNLVSPGIIRTPLHAGSDVDSFGGLALLNRVGEAPEVADAVLYLAGATFVTGHALRVDGGHVTGRAA, from the coding sequence ATGACCGCCAACGCCAACGCCAACACGAACACGAACACGAACACGAACGCCATCACGGCTCTCGTCACCGGCTCCTCCAGCGGCATCGGGCTGGACATCGCCCGCGCCTTCCTGGCGAGTGGCGCCAACGTCGTCCTCAACGGCCGGGACTCCGACCGCCTCGCCAAGGCGGCCGCCGGTCTCGGGCACCCGGAGCGCACCGCCTGGGTCGCGGGCGCCATCGCCGAACCGGAGACCGGCGAGGCGCTCGTCCACACCGCGCTCGACCGGTTCGGCGGGATCGACGTCCTGGTGAACAACGCGGGCACCTTCGCCTCCAAGCCCTTCACCGAGGTCACCGAGGCCGAGCTCGACGGATTCCTGACGGGCAACCTCAAGGGGACCTACCTCACCACCCAGGCCGTGGTGCGGGCGCTGCGCGCCCAGGGCCGCGGCGGCAGCATCGTCAACATCGGCACCGTCCTGGTGGACCACGCGCTGGCCGGCTTCCCTGCCTCCGCGCCCGTGGTCAGCAAGGCCGGGGTGCACGCGCTGACGACCAGCCTGGCCGCCGAGCTCGCCGCCGACGGGATCCGCGTCAACCTCGTGTCACCCGGCATCATCCGCACTCCGCTGCACGCGGGCTCCGACGTGGACTCCTTCGGCGGACTCGCCCTGCTGAACCGGGTCGGCGAGGCCCCCGAGGTCGCCGACGCCGTGCTCTACCTCGCGGGCGCCACGTTCGTCACCGGCCACGCCCTGCGCGTGGACGGCGGTCACGTGACCGGCCGCGCCGCCTGA
- a CDS encoding RidA family protein, producing MSPDRINPPELSPATGFSHAVAATGSRLVFLAGQTALDGSGKVVGETLPEQFEVALTNLLAALAAAGGAARDLARVTVYAVDVASYRACSAELGRIWHRLAGRDYPAMAVIGVVRLWDEQAQVELDGVAVLP from the coding sequence ATGAGCCCGGACCGGATCAACCCGCCGGAACTGTCGCCGGCGACGGGCTTCTCGCACGCGGTGGCCGCCACCGGCTCCCGGCTCGTCTTCCTGGCCGGCCAGACCGCCCTGGACGGCTCGGGCAAGGTGGTGGGGGAGACCCTGCCGGAGCAGTTCGAGGTAGCCCTGACCAACCTCCTGGCCGCCCTCGCGGCGGCGGGCGGCGCCGCGAGGGACCTGGCCAGGGTGACGGTGTACGCCGTGGACGTGGCGTCGTACCGCGCGTGCTCGGCCGAACTGGGCCGGATCTGGCACCGGCTGGCGGGCCGCGACTACCCGGCGATGGCCGTCATCGGCGTGGTCCGCCTCTGGGACGAGCAGGCCCAGGTCGAACTCGACGGGGTCGCGGTCCTGCCGTGA
- a CDS encoding tautomerase family protein — translation MPYVNVKITREGATAAQKAEIIAGVTDLLVRVLDKDPATTFVLIDEVDLEDWGVGGVTTREYRQTRARG, via the coding sequence ATGCCGTACGTCAACGTCAAGATCACCCGTGAGGGCGCCACCGCCGCCCAGAAGGCCGAGATCATCGCCGGCGTGACCGACCTGCTGGTCAGGGTCCTCGACAAGGACCCGGCCACCACCTTCGTCCTCATCGACGAGGTCGACCTGGAGGACTGGGGCGTCGGCGGCGTCACGACGCGGGAGTACCGCCAGACCCGTGCGCGGGGCTGA
- a CDS encoding LysR family transcriptional regulator — MDVDLRDLELLDATAETGSLTAAAEKLYVSQPALSQRLTRLEARLGAPLFDRKGRRLVPTAAGRRMLVAARQVLGELASASRDLREIRDGRDRRVRFTAQCSTTFPWLPPVLRAFRKREPDIDVRLETVPDDAPIPALLADLVDVALVTKPDLQMDRVSLTKLFDDEMMAVVPAGHPWAARAHLTARDFDGVDLVLYDGYDQSRIPSMPLPIPPGSRPGRITTMPVVTELVVEMVAGGQGVTVLPNWVAAPYVASHGLALVRIGAQPLTRTWFCATRTGPRPPHLEAFVEEVTACLTAPRAALPGGGA, encoded by the coding sequence ATGGATGTGGATCTGCGCGACCTGGAGCTCCTGGACGCCACCGCCGAGACCGGCTCGCTGACCGCGGCCGCCGAGAAGCTCTACGTGAGCCAGCCGGCCCTCAGCCAGCGGCTCACCCGCCTGGAGGCCCGCCTGGGCGCGCCCCTCTTCGACCGCAAGGGCCGCCGCCTGGTCCCCACCGCCGCCGGCCGCCGGATGCTCGTGGCGGCCCGCCAGGTCCTCGGTGAACTGGCCTCGGCCTCCCGGGACCTGAGGGAGATCCGCGACGGGCGCGACCGGCGGGTCCGCTTCACCGCGCAGTGCAGCACGACCTTCCCCTGGCTGCCGCCCGTGCTGCGCGCCTTCCGCAAGCGCGAGCCGGACATCGACGTACGCCTGGAGACCGTCCCCGACGACGCGCCGATCCCGGCGCTGCTCGCCGACCTCGTCGACGTCGCGCTGGTCACCAAGCCGGATCTGCAGATGGACCGGGTGTCCCTGACCAAGCTGTTCGACGACGAGATGATGGCCGTGGTGCCGGCTGGACACCCGTGGGCCGCGCGGGCGCACCTGACCGCCCGTGACTTCGACGGAGTCGACCTGGTCCTCTACGACGGCTACGACCAGAGCCGCATCCCCTCGATGCCGCTCCCGATCCCGCCGGGGTCCCGGCCCGGCCGGATCACCACCATGCCGGTGGTCACCGAACTGGTGGTCGAGATGGTCGCGGGCGGCCAGGGCGTGACGGTCCTGCCCAACTGGGTGGCCGCCCCGTACGTCGCCTCGCACGGCCTCGCCCTCGTGCGGATCGGCGCGCAGCCGCTGACCCGCACCTGGTTCTGCGCCACTCGGACCGGGCCGCGCCCGCCCCATCTGGAGGCCTTCGTCGAGGAAGTCACGGCCTGCCTGACGGCCCCCCGGGCTGCGCTCCCGGGCGGCGGCGCCTGA
- a CDS encoding acyl-CoA dehydrogenase family protein, producing MTGFALGVDQEEWCGQLRALAADRLRPLAEKGEPGRVNRPLLAALGELGLLERVFASGALELCLLRESLAYGCTEAETALALQGLGAYPVLKAGSEAQRERWLPQVRAGRAVAAFALSEPGAGSDAAALALAAEADPGARGGWRLGGEKCWISNAPEADFYTVFARTGEGPGAKGVSAFLVPADRPGLSGEALDMLSPHPIGSLTFDGVPVGPRDLLGEPGRGFRVAMDTLNLFRPSVGAFAVGMARAALDATLAYTAGRAAFGGTLSDLQAVAHRVAEMATRTEAARLLVYAAAGAYDRGAADVPRRAAMAKLLATETAQYVVDHAVQLHGAVALRRGHLLEHLYREVRAPRIYEGASEVQRTIIAKELYGTLPGEVAAG from the coding sequence ATGACCGGATTCGCGCTCGGGGTGGACCAGGAGGAGTGGTGCGGGCAGTTGCGCGCACTGGCGGCCGACCGGCTGAGGCCGCTGGCCGAGAAGGGGGAACCGGGAAGGGTCAACCGGCCGCTGCTGGCCGCGCTGGGTGAGCTGGGCCTGCTGGAGCGGGTGTTCGCCTCGGGCGCGCTGGAACTGTGCCTGCTGCGCGAGTCCCTCGCCTACGGCTGCACGGAGGCCGAGACGGCTCTCGCCCTCCAGGGGCTGGGGGCCTACCCGGTGCTCAAGGCCGGGAGCGAGGCGCAGCGGGAGCGCTGGCTGCCGCAGGTGCGCGCCGGGCGGGCGGTGGCGGCCTTCGCGCTGAGCGAGCCGGGCGCCGGCTCGGACGCGGCGGCGCTGGCGCTCGCGGCCGAGGCCGACCCGGGCGCGCGGGGCGGCTGGCGGCTCGGCGGGGAGAAGTGCTGGATCTCCAACGCCCCGGAAGCGGATTTCTACACGGTGTTCGCCCGGACGGGTGAGGGGCCGGGGGCGAAGGGGGTCTCGGCCTTCCTGGTCCCGGCCGACCGTCCCGGACTCTCCGGCGAAGCGCTGGACATGCTGTCCCCGCACCCGATCGGCTCCCTCACCTTCGACGGGGTCCCGGTCGGCCCGCGGGACCTGCTCGGCGAACCCGGGCGGGGCTTCCGTGTCGCGATGGACACCCTGAACCTCTTCCGGCCGAGCGTCGGCGCCTTCGCGGTGGGCATGGCCCGCGCCGCGCTCGACGCGACGCTCGCGTACACGGCGGGGCGGGCGGCCTTCGGCGGGACGCTGAGCGACCTCCAGGCGGTGGCGCACCGCGTGGCCGAGATGGCCACCCGCACGGAGGCGGCCCGGCTGCTGGTGTACGCGGCGGCCGGGGCCTACGACCGGGGCGCCGCCGACGTTCCGCGCCGGGCGGCCATGGCGAAACTGCTGGCCACGGAGACGGCCCAGTACGTGGTCGACCACGCGGTCCAGCTGCACGGGGCGGTCGCCCTGCGGCGGGGCCACCTGCTGGAGCACCTCTACCGGGAGGTGCGGGCGCCGAGGATCTACGAGGGGGCGAGCGAGGTGCAGCGCACGATCATCGCGAAGGAGCTGTACGGGACGCTGCCCGGGGAGGTGGCGGCCGGATGA
- a CDS encoding aminopeptidase P family protein codes for MTKTPALLNTGSHDRPVSPELSRFMAGDWAASPLPDSARVPAHAVTPARRARLSARFPGERLIVPAGELKVRSNDCDHRFRPHSAYAWLTGLTGEDQAGHVLVLEPSGPHAHEAVLYLRPRSPRADGNEEFFRDRRYGEFWVGRRPDLAEAQRLTGIRCAHLDELGSPAGRNAASDAELASVLSELRLVKDAWEVEQLQLAVDHTTAGFEDVVRALPRALAHPRGERWIEGVFGLRARAEGNGTGYETIAASGAHACTLHWIRNDGRLNGDELLLLDAGVETDTLYTADITRTLPLSGRFSPVQRQVYELVLAAQEAGMAALRPGASFGDFHRAGMRVIAEGLAEWGVLKDAEGDLHRRYTLCSSGHMLGLDVHDCAKARAETYLDGVLEEGQVLTVEPGLYLQPDDETLPAELRGIGVRIEDDLVITADGARLMSGALPRTVAGIEEWMGRLLEG; via the coding sequence GTGACCAAGACCCCCGCCCTCCTCAACACGGGCAGTCACGACCGCCCGGTATCACCGGAGTTGTCCCGCTTCATGGCGGGCGACTGGGCCGCTTCCCCGCTCCCCGACTCCGCACGCGTCCCGGCCCACGCCGTCACCCCGGCCCGCCGGGCACGGCTCTCGGCCCGCTTCCCCGGCGAGCGGCTGATCGTCCCCGCCGGCGAACTGAAGGTCCGCTCCAACGACTGCGACCACCGCTTCCGCCCGCACAGCGCGTACGCCTGGCTGACGGGCCTCACGGGCGAGGACCAGGCCGGTCACGTCCTGGTCCTGGAGCCCTCTGGCCCGCACGCGCACGAGGCGGTGCTCTACCTGCGGCCGCGCTCGCCGCGGGCGGACGGGAACGAGGAGTTCTTCCGGGACCGCCGGTACGGGGAGTTCTGGGTGGGCCGCCGGCCGGACCTGGCGGAGGCGCAGCGCCTCACCGGCATCCGCTGCGCGCACCTGGACGAGCTGGGGTCACCGGCGGGCCGCAACGCGGCCTCCGATGCGGAACTGGCCTCCGTGCTCTCGGAGTTGCGCCTGGTGAAGGACGCGTGGGAGGTCGAGCAGCTGCAGCTGGCCGTCGACCACACGACGGCGGGCTTCGAGGACGTCGTACGGGCCCTGCCGCGCGCGCTGGCCCATCCGCGCGGGGAGCGGTGGATCGAGGGGGTCTTCGGCCTGCGCGCGCGGGCCGAGGGCAACGGCACCGGGTACGAGACCATCGCCGCCTCGGGCGCCCACGCCTGCACGCTGCACTGGATCCGCAACGACGGCCGGCTGAACGGGGACGAACTGCTCCTGCTGGACGCGGGCGTGGAGACGGACACCCTCTACACGGCGGACATCACCCGCACCCTCCCACTGTCGGGCCGCTTCTCCCCCGTCCAGCGGCAGGTCTACGAGCTGGTCCTGGCCGCCCAGGAAGCGGGCATGGCGGCGCTGCGCCCGGGCGCGAGCTTCGGGGACTTCCACCGGGCCGGGATGCGGGTGATCGCGGAGGGCCTGGCGGAGTGGGGCGTCCTGAAGGACGCGGAGGGCGACCTGCACCGGCGGTACACACTGTGCAGCAGCGGGCACATGCTGGGGCTGGACGTGCACGACTGCGCGAAGGCGCGGGCGGAGACCTACCTGGACGGCGTCCTGGAGGAGGGCCAGGTCCTCACGGTGGAGCCGGGCCTGTACCTCCAGCCCGACGACGAGACCCTCCCCGCGGAGCTGCGGGGCATCGGGGTCCGCATCGAGGACGACCTGGTCATCACGGCGGACGGCGCCCGCCTGATGTCGGGCGCGCTGCCGCGCACGGTCGCCGGGATCGAGGAGTGGATGGGCCGCCTGCTGGAGGGCTAG